Proteins encoded by one window of Microplitis mediator isolate UGA2020A chromosome 1, iyMicMedi2.1, whole genome shotgun sequence:
- the LOC130671229 gene encoding uncharacterized protein DDB_G0288805-like has product MFPKNFWIFFFITSFAEIKGRSIENNNPMVENYDCYQTRYDTIECFPKGSINFMENKINNTNLFDFGINNNYENGTTINDDIISTTINNLDNNNKSSTINDNNAVLKINNRNNNRNNVRITHNGESVTIHNKDGNENFIIIEKDSKIITIHNNNKNTNGITIYGSSKLIIVYNGANNRNAFVIKGNKGRIIFKNRDNNNVNTVYK; this is encoded by the exons AtgtttccaaaaaatttctggattttctttttcataaCTTCATTCGCTGAAATCAAG ggGCGTTCAATTGAAAACAATAATCCAATGGTAGAAAATTATGATTGTTATCAAACTAGATATGATACAATCGAATGTTTTCCGAAGGGTTCcataaattttatggaaaataaaataaataacacaaatttattcgattttggaataaataataattacgagAACGGAACAACTATCAATGATGATATTATAAGCACTACTATCAATAATttggataataataataaatcatctaCAATTAATGATAACAATGCAGTacttaaaatcaataatagaaataataatagaaataacgTAAGAATCACCCACAATGGTGAATCAGTAACTATACATAATAAGGATggtaatgaaaatttcattattattgaaaaagatagtaaaattataactattcataataataataagaatactAATGGAATTACTATCTATGGTagtagtaaattaattattgtatataacgGTGCTAATAATAGAAATGCGTTTGTTATTAAAGGTAACAAAGGtaggattatttttaaaaatcgtgataataataatgttaataccgtttataaataa
- the LOC130678455 gene encoding probable serine/threonine-protein kinase dyrk1, which translates to MFAFLFSLTEIKARSIGNNNSMVKNEDCFQTGYNTIKCLSNDFNNSMEKNLYTVELINSAINDYKNTINNTRKRSTPDNDNDDVKTWTIHDNKEKLIIDKGNNNKLTIIIKNDSNAIALSTINNNNNQIYVKHNSNRITISDGNNNVQECTIDNYSDVLTIRNQNNNKNSVTINHSNARSTGSNSSVVKNKDCYQTGYNTIKCLSNDYEKSMEEILYTEDLIDSAINDYKNTINNIRKRGTGNDNNDDKTWSMHNNNGRLNIDKGNNNKLRIIIDNDSNVISLNTKNNNNNNIYVRHNSNKITITGANNNLQG; encoded by the exons aTGTTCGCTTTCTTGTTTTCGTTGACCGAAATAAAG GCGCGTTCAAttggaaataataattcaatggTGAAAAATGAAGATTGTTTTCAAACTGGATATAATACGATCAAATGTTTATCTAATGACTTCAATAAttcaatggaaaaaaatttatatactgtAGAATTAATCAATTCGGCaattaatgattataaaaatactataaataataCTAGAAAACGAAGTACTCCAGACAATGATAATGACGATGTTAAAACATGGACTATACATGATAATAAGGAAAAACTTATTATCGACAAAGGGAATAACAATAAgcttacaattattattaagaatgATAGTAATGCAATAGCTCTAAGCACTataaacaacaataataatcaaatttatgtTAAACATAATAGTAATAGAATTACTATTAGTGATGGTAATAATAATGTGCAAGAATGTACTATTGATAACTATAGTGATGTACTTACTATTagaaatcaaaataataataaaaatagtgttACTATTAATCAtagtaat GCGCGTTCGACTGGAAGTAATAGTTCAgtggtaaaaaataaagattgtTATCAAACTGGATATAATACGATCAAATGTTTATCTAATGACTACGAAAAGTCAATggaagaaattttatataccGAAGATTTAATCGATTCGGCaattaatgattataaaaatactataaacaatattAGAAAACGAGGTACTGGTAATGATAACAACGATGATAAAACATGGAGTATGCACAATAATAACGGAAGACTTAATATCGACaaaggaaataataataagcttagaattattattgataatgataGTAATGTAATTTCTCTTAACactaagaataataataataataacatttatgTCAGacataatagtaataaaattactattactgGTGCTAATAATAATCTGCAA ggatga